The genome window GATTGTAACCCTTATATTGGGACCTCTTGCAGGATTACTCTATCTGAAAAATCATCCTGGCCTTTTTGCCGGAAGTTTACCGGAAGCACTCCGATTGGCCGGAAGTTCATACAGTTCAATAACAGGTGGTGTTTCTGGTTTTACTGCCGGTATTGCCATCATGGGTGGTTTTTCGTGGTTTTTTGGATATTTGGGCGGCCAACCCCAATTGAGCATGCGATTTATGGCCATCAAGGATAAAAAACAGGCGATTAAAGCCAGGAATGTGGGTGTTATCTGGACCGTGTTTGCATATTTAGGCGCCTTATGTATCGGCTGGATTGGCATTGCTATTTTTGGTCCACAGGGACTCTCAGATCCGGAAACAGTCATGCCAAAAGTGATGCTCACAGTTTTCCCACCGGCTTTTGCGGCCATCCTGATTACAGGTGCTATTGCTGCAATGATTTCCACTGCAGATTCGTTGCTCATTTTATCTGCAACAGAACTTTCCCAAAACATTCTGAAACAACAATCAAGGAAATCATTAGGTTATGCCAGATGTATAACAGCCATATTGGCTGTTGTTGCGCTTCTTTTAGCCTACATTACTCCGTCAAATCTTATTTATACACTTGTGGGATATGTCTGGGCCGGTATTGGTGGGACTTTTTCAGTCATCATTTTATTGACCCTTTTTTGGAAACGTTTTCATGGGATGGCCGTTGTTATAACGATTATCAGCGGCATGCTTTTTACAATTATCTGGATTAGTTCGGGAATGGAAAGCCGAATCACAGCCCGCTTTTTGACCTTTATCGTAGCATTGATTGTGGCAGTGGTCTCTACCCTTGTGTTAAATCGAAAGAAACGGCATGAGATCACAGCAGTATGATGGAAAGAATAAGTTAGATGGGAGATATCGCACTACTAATATATAAAATATAGCATAATCTTGCTTTTAATCTGGCGAAGGTCTATTTTATCCCCGGGGGCACATAAACATAAGTTTTTCACTATATAGAAGCTCTAAAAAATATTATTTCTTCTTAACATTGTTCTACCCAACCTCTTAACATCTATGCGTCTTAAACATCTAAACGTAGAAAACCGGTATTACCGGTTTTCATGTTGCGGAAGAGCCGGGATTTGAACCCGGGGTACGGTTTTGCCGTACACACGATTTCCAATCGTGCACCTTAAGCCAACTCGGTCACCCTTCCCAAAAAACCTACTAAATTAAAACTTTCAACAGTCAATGAAAACAAATAAAAAGACACTCAAAGATATTTGAAAAAGATGCTATTTCAGACTGAATTCGGATTCGAAGGAACGGACTTTTTGTAAGGTGAGGTGAATTTCGAATTCATCGGATGAAAGGATATACTCTTTGACACGTTTTTTTATATTTGCATCAAGTCCCGTTTCTGTAATCTTTTCATGAAGGGCTTCATATAGAACAATCATTTTTTTTGAATGGGTACAATAATATGCGTAATGACCGGAAACATGTCCGATAAAATGTTGAATTCCGGCTCCACAGAAGGGGCAATTTGGTAAAATAGGTGATGTCATAATGTTGACAAAATGTAAACAGGCAGAGTGATTTTTGCAAGATATACTTGAAATTCCAATTGTTTATCGCAATATATTATTAATGGTAAAGTAATTAATACACATGTTAAGTGACATTGTTTTATTTGGAACTCCGATTATAGTTGTTTTTCAAGATTACAATACAACATATCTTCAGAATAGGTTCAAAATAATTTTTTTGTTTAATATGAATATCACCGGGCCGGAAAGGCATTGAACTGACGATGGCATGATAGGGTATGGAATCAGTGCCCCGGTATCCGTTATAAAGTTTAAAAATAAGAAAAAAACAGTTTACAACCGGAATGAAATTTCGTATGTTTCTATAAATAGAAACATGGAGACAGATATGCAATCACCTGTTGAATTTGCCAATGTTCTTGCCGGAATCACGGACCCCGTCCTCATGCGGAAATTCATCCGGGAGATTCTGACACCGAAGGAAATCGATGATTTTGCTCTTCGATGGCAACTTGTCAAGGAACTGTACAGGGGTGATACGCAACGGACTATCGCCACCAGGCACCATATAAGTCTGTGCAAAATCACACGGGGATCAAAAATCCTCAAAAAGAAAAATTCAGTAACACGAAGCATCCTTGACAATTTGATGCACAACGAAGAGGAAAAAAAAACATGAGCAGATCATTTTCACAATTACCGGATACACGAGGCTACTTTGGGGAATACGGCGGTTCCTATGTTCCCCCCCAGCTTGAATCCATTTTACAGGAAATTACGGATGCCTATGAAAAAATCCGTGAAGACGAGTCTTTTCATCAGGAACTGGCGCATCTGTACAAGCATTATGTAGGCAGGCCCAGTCCCATTTTCCATGCGAAAACCCTTTCTGAAAAGTACGGGGGTGCCCAGATTTATTTCAAACGGGAAGATTTGAACCACACCGGTGCTCATAAAATCAATCATTGTCTTGGAGAGGTTCTTCTGGCGAAGAGAATGGGCAAGAAAAAGGTCATCGCAGAAACGGGTGCAGGGCAGCATGGTGTAGCCCTGGCGACTGCCGCGGCGTTGCTTGATATGCCCTGTGATGTGTACATGGGCGATATTGATATGGAAAAAGAACACCCCAATGTAACGCGGATGAAAATTCTGGGAACGAGGGTTGTGCCGGTCACCCGGGGAACCCGAACCCTGAAAGATGCCGTGGATGCTGCATTTGAAGCCTATCTTGAGGATCCGGACAATATTTTTTACGCCATCGGGTCTGTGGTGGGGCCCCATCCCTTTCCCATGATGGTCCGTGATTTTCAAAGCGTGGTTGGACGGGAAGCACGCGGTCAGTTTCTGGAAATGACAGGAAAACTTCCGGACGACCTTATTGCCTGTGTAGGCGGCGGTTCCAATGCCATGGGACTCTTTAATGCTTTTCTGGAAGATAAAGGGGTGGGTATGTATGGTGTGGAACCTTCAGGCCTGAGCCTTAATGAAGGAGAACATGCCGCGACTCTCACACTGGGTAAACCGGGCGTGATGCACGGTTTTAAATCCTACATACTTCAGGATGAGAAAGGCAATCCCCTGAGAGTATACTCCGTTGCCAGTGGTCTTGATTATCCCTCTGTTGGTCCACAGCATAGTTTCCTGAAGGATATAAAACGGGTTGAATACGTTACGGTGAATGATAAAGAGGCAATTGATGCTTTCTTTGAGCTTTCCCGGGTTGAGGGACTCATTCCCGCCCTTGAAAGCGCCCATGCCGTGGCTTTTGCCATGAAACTGGCTTCAACACTCCCCAAAACGGCAAAGTTGCTTGTGAATCTTTCCGGACGGGGAGATAAGGATATAGAATTTGTCGTTAATAAATACGGCAAAGATTATGGTTTATAAATAAACCCCGACCAACGATGTATCCAACCTTCCAAAAAAACGGGAAGATTTCTTCCCGTTTTTTATTGTTCAGGCATTATTTTTCATGGGTTTATTCAAACAAACAGCGGGAGCCGGTTAATCCTTCATAGTTTTCTATGAGAATATCCGGCAAGCCCTGCAGTAACTCATCTTTATCACGGATATGGCTGACGGCGACGGATCGATATCCCCAGTGATGGGCACTGTGAATATCATGAAGGGTGTCTCCCACTACAACGATATTTCCGGGGTGATATGATTTTCCATAGAATTTCGACGCTTTTTCAACCGCCTGCTTCAAAAGTTCAGGCCGGTCTTCCGAATCGTCTCCGAATCCACCCGTTTCAAAATAATGTTCCAGCCCAAAGCGGGAGAGTTTTACGTATGCCGTTTCTTTAAAATTTCCCGTTACAAGTCCCAGATTGATGTTGGCTTCCTCCCGTAATTTGTCAAGATATTCTCTGACTCCGGGAATTAAATAACCGTCGTCAGAGCGGGGAAAGAGTTCTTTCATAAGGCGGATAAAGTGTTCCTTGATGTGATGATATTCACCGTCTGCCGGTGTTGTCAGATGTTGCCGGAGCATTTCTCGGATAATGTATGTGTCCGTTCGTCCAAAGAAAATGTTTTTCGGAAACTCAACAGTTTTCCCGATAACCGTTCCGATGGATTCGGCAAAAACGGCCGAAGGGGTTTTTCCGGCGTGAATCAACGTTCCGTCGATATCAAACAAGATAAGCTTATGTGTCAAAACGGACTCCCGATATCACACCCTTTTCCACTTTTTCTGCCACATCCTTTCCCATGAGCCGTTTGATAAGAGTCAGGGCAAATGCCATTGCCGCACCGGCACTTCGCCCGGTAATCATCCGGTCACTGGTTACCACGGCTTTGTCTTCAACGGTTGAATCCTGTAAGTATTCTTTCTGCATGGGATGAATGGTGATGGTGTGTCCCTTTGTAATGCCGGCTTTTTCAAGTACCCGAGGTGCGGCGCATATAGCCCCTGTTTCTTTTCCTGCCCGATTATGTTTTTGCACCATCGAAAGGATTCTCGTGTCGGCCAGGAGGTTTTCAACACCTTTTCCGCCTCCGGGAAGGACAATCAAATCCCATGATTTGTTCAACACATCATCCAACAGAACATCCGTTTCAAGACGAATATCATGTCCTCCCGTAACATGTCTTTCATGAAGTCCCGCACTCACCACAACGGCTCCTGCCCTGCGAAGCATATCAATGATGGTAACGGCTTCAATTTCCTCAAATCCTTCTGCCAGGGGGACCAGTACTCTGATATCACCCATTGTATATCCCTCCGTGGATGCGTTATTTCATTGGTTTCAATTTGTAAAAAAGATAATGGAATTGTAAACTATTCACAAGTTTTGACTCTAAAAACCGGAAAATTCCATAAGGAGATAACCATGAGACACGGATTTAAAAGCGGAATTTTATTAATATTAATATTATTATTTATGGCAAGTGTTCTTCATGCCGCCGAGCCTACTGTTTCTGAAATCAATGCCCGGGAATGGGGGATTTGGTCTCTTATTCCGCCTTTGACAGCCATTATTCTGGCCTTTGTGACCCGGAATGTGATTGTATCTCTGTTCCTCGGAATTTATTCCGGCGCATATATGCTTCTTTTAAACACCGATAACGCATTTCATGCCATCTGGAAGGGCTTTATCCGGGTTACCTATGAAATGCAGGCCAGTCTGGCTTCTTCATGGAATGCGGGGATTATTCTGCAAACGCTGGCAATCGGCGGACTCATTGGTGTTATTTCCCGGATCGGCGGGGCCAAAGCTATTGCAGAAGCCCTTTCTAAAAAGGCGAAATCGCCCCGTACCGCCCAATTTTATACCTGGTGTATGGGACTCTTTATCTTTTTTGATGATTATGCTAATGCCTTAACGGTTGGACCGATCATGCGGCCGGTGACAGACCGGATGAAAATTTCACGGGAAAAACTGGCCTTTGTGATTGACGCCACCGCCGCACCTATTGCAGGTATTGCTCTTATATCCACCTGGATCGGATACGAGCTGGGACTTATCAATGATGGGTTTACAAGTATCGGCTTGGATGCCAATGCCTATGGTATGTTTATCAGGACCATTCCTTACCGTTTTTACAATATATTTATCCTCATTTTTATTCTTGTAGGGATATGGCTTTTGAGAGAATTCGGTCCTATGTACAAAGCGGAAAAACGAGCCCGTCAAACAGGGCATGTCCATGGTGAAAATGCCCAGCCCATGGTGGATACGGATGCCAGATCCGTTCAGCCTAAAAAAGGAATTAAGCTTCAGGCTTCCAGTGCCGTTATCCCTATTCTCATTCTGATTGTGGGTGCCTTTCTGGGGCTTTATTATGATGGTTACCGGTCTATTGTTACCGGAACAGATACGGCATTGGCTGAACAGGTACTCAGCGCACCTCTCTCTTTCTTTGCCTTTCGGGAAGCTTTCAGTGCGTCCAATGCAAGTCTCGTCCTGTTTCAGGCAGCTTTACTGGCAGGGATTGTGGCGATTGCCATGGGGGTGAAACGAAAGATTTTTGGATGGATCGAAGCTATCAATGCCTGGATCAGCGGTGCAAAGGCTTTGGTAATCACTGTCGTGATTCTTATCCTGGCCTGGTCCCTCAGTGGCATTGTGAATGAACTGGGAACCGCCGTATATCTGGTTTCTGTCCTCTCTGATGCCGTTCCCGCCTTTTTACTCTCATCCATTATCTTTATTCTCGGGGCTTCCATCTCCTTTGCCACAGGCACATCTTATGGAACCATGGGAATTCTCATGCCTCTGGCCATCCCCCTGGCTTATGCCATGGACCCGTCCCGGGGATTTCTGGCAATGAATATCGGTGCAGTTCTTACCGGTGCCATTTTCGGTGATCACTGTTCACCCATTTCTGATACAACCATCTTATCCTCCATGGGTTCTGCCTGTGATCATATCGATCATACCCGGACACAATTAGGGTATGCCGTCCCCGTTGCCCTGATTACTATCTTTTTTGGATATATACCTGCCGGTCTGGGAGTCCCTGCATGGTTAACCCTTATTGCAGGAACCGGAGTTGTTTTTGCCGTTGTGAGAATATTCGGTAAAAAAGTTTAAACCGGGTTTAAAAAATCCAATTCCAAATTTTGCTGATCAGTACCCAGATAATTTTGGCTCCCCAGACAACAATCCCCACAAAAATGCCAAGGAAAATCAAGGCGATTTTAAAGATCCAGTGAACGATAAGCAGGGCAATATCTGCAAGAATGGTGATACCCGTTAGATTTAATAATCCCAGAAGACCCAGGGCAATGGCCATGACAATCAAAGTTATCAGCCCACCAAAAATGATTCTTAGCAAAGCCTGTGGAATCGCTGTTTTAAACTTCTTGCTGATGGATGCAGCAATTCCCATTGCTTCTGTGCCCAGAAAGATAAAGAGAAAAACCTGAGCCCAGGCATGGTAGGTATGGAGAAAATTTTCCGGCTGGTTAATAAAAGAAGCATAACTGAAAACCGGATTGATATGCTTAAACCATCCATAGACGATAAAACTCCCGAAAAAGAGAGCAAGCAGTCCAGCAATTCGAACACCGGCAGTATAATGATCTTTTATTTTTTCACTGACGGCACCAAAAGCCGTATTGACCTTCTCCCGTATTTCATAGACGTCTATACTTGAGGCCTTTTTCAGCTGGCGATAGGCCCGGGTTGTCCAGAGCAAACGGCCGGCTCTCACGCCGGATTTCCAGTCTTTGAAAGCCACTTCGTAAATGGGACTCAACCCGGGAATCACGGTATACTCACTTCCTGTAAAGGCCATCATGTATTCTTTACCCCGAAAGGTATAGGTCAGCTCCCAGGTGTCAATGCAGTCAATATCGAGCCTTTGAAATTGGATTACATGACTTTCTGAACTTTTTTGACGGGATTCAGTAATGAGTTTATCGATAAATGAATTCAGATGGTGACCTTCAGGGAGGACTCCCGGTTTAATCAAATCCTCTGTTTGTGAGACCACATTGTAGGATTCATATTCCTGGTAATGATCCAGATATTCGGGAAACTGCTTGTAAACATTTTCATGGACAATACAGGTATTCTGATCGGTATGGTCCAGGGTTCGTTCCACATAGAAATAATACATCAGTTGTTTATGTCCCTGGCAGGTATAACAGGTAACAATACCT of Candidatus Neomarinimicrobiota bacterium contains these proteins:
- a CDS encoding sodium/proline symporter: MADQSQIILVMVVYLSFLIGWGIWQGRKVKSQKDYAIAGRNLSGWVAALSERATGESSWALLGLPGFAYAAGLTSVWTAVGCVTGIIVAWWLIAFRLQEEAKKYDVNSFTEFIARRHGAMEKPIRIVSSFMIVFFFFFYVGAQFLGGGKTLNAMFGMDPALGMLLTACIIVPYTVYGGFRSVVYTDVIQAIVMIVTLILGPLAGLLYLKNHPGLFAGSLPEALRLAGSSYSSITGGVSGFTAGIAIMGGFSWFFGYLGGQPQLSMRFMAIKDKKQAIKARNVGVIWTVFAYLGALCIGWIGIAIFGPQGLSDPETVMPKVMLTVFPPAFAAILITGAIAAMISTADSLLILSATELSQNILKQQSRKSLGYARCITAILAVVALLLAYITPSNLIYTLVGYVWAGIGGTFSVIILLTLFWKRFHGMAVVITIISGMLFTIIWISSGMESRITARFLTFIVALIVAVVSTLVLNRKKRHEITAV
- a CDS encoding transcriptional regulator, translated to MQSPVEFANVLAGITDPVLMRKFIREILTPKEIDDFALRWQLVKELYRGDTQRTIATRHHISLCKITRGSKILKKKNSVTRSILDNLMHNEEEKKT
- the trpB gene encoding tryptophan synthase subunit beta is translated as MSRSFSQLPDTRGYFGEYGGSYVPPQLESILQEITDAYEKIREDESFHQELAHLYKHYVGRPSPIFHAKTLSEKYGGAQIYFKREDLNHTGAHKINHCLGEVLLAKRMGKKKVIAETGAGQHGVALATAAALLDMPCDVYMGDIDMEKEHPNVTRMKILGTRVVPVTRGTRTLKDAVDAAFEAYLEDPDNIFYAIGSVVGPHPFPMMVRDFQSVVGREARGQFLEMTGKLPDDLIACVGGGSNAMGLFNAFLEDKGVGMYGVEPSGLSLNEGEHAATLTLGKPGVMHGFKSYILQDEKGNPLRVYSVASGLDYPSVGPQHSFLKDIKRVEYVTVNDKEAIDAFFELSRVEGLIPALESAHAVAFAMKLASTLPKTAKLLVNLSGRGDKDIEFVVNKYGKDYGL
- a CDS encoding HAD family hydrolase; protein product: MTHKLILFDIDGTLIHAGKTPSAVFAESIGTVIGKTVEFPKNIFFGRTDTYIIREMLRQHLTTPADGEYHHIKEHFIRLMKELFPRSDDGYLIPGVREYLDKLREEANINLGLVTGNFKETAYVKLSRFGLEHYFETGGFGDDSEDRPELLKQAVEKASKFYGKSYHPGNIVVVGDTLHDIHSAHHWGYRSVAVSHIRDKDELLQGLPDILIENYEGLTGSRCLFE
- a CDS encoding DJ-1/PfpI family protein: MGDIRVLVPLAEGFEEIEAVTIIDMLRRAGAVVVSAGLHERHVTGGHDIRLETDVLLDDVLNKSWDLIVLPGGGKGVENLLADTRILSMVQKHNRAGKETGAICAAPRVLEKAGITKGHTITIHPMQKEYLQDSTVEDKAVVTSDRMITGRSAGAAMAFALTLIKRLMGKDVAEKVEKGVISGVRFDT
- a CDS encoding Na+/H+ antiporter NhaC family protein, with the protein product MRHGFKSGILLILILLFMASVLHAAEPTVSEINAREWGIWSLIPPLTAIILAFVTRNVIVSLFLGIYSGAYMLLLNTDNAFHAIWKGFIRVTYEMQASLASSWNAGIILQTLAIGGLIGVISRIGGAKAIAEALSKKAKSPRTAQFYTWCMGLFIFFDDYANALTVGPIMRPVTDRMKISREKLAFVIDATAAPIAGIALISTWIGYELGLINDGFTSIGLDANAYGMFIRTIPYRFYNIFILIFILVGIWLLREFGPMYKAEKRARQTGHVHGENAQPMVDTDARSVQPKKGIKLQASSAVIPILILIVGAFLGLYYDGYRSIVTGTDTALAEQVLSAPLSFFAFREAFSASNASLVLFQAALLAGIVAIAMGVKRKIFGWIEAINAWISGAKALVITVVILILAWSLSGIVNELGTAVYLVSVLSDAVPAFLLSSIIFILGASISFATGTSYGTMGILMPLAIPLAYAMDPSRGFLAMNIGAVLTGAIFGDHCSPISDTTILSSMGSACDHIDHTRTQLGYAVPVALITIFFGYIPAGLGVPAWLTLIAGTGVVFAVVRIFGKKV